In a single window of the Notamacropus eugenii isolate mMacEug1 chromosome 4, mMacEug1.pri_v2, whole genome shotgun sequence genome:
- the LOC140501138 gene encoding paraneoplastic antigen Ma1 homolog has protein sequence MDEKTLEQWCTALHLDLHRGLLVKGVPHDLTDKDIEKVLHNAISILGKCQVLTKRYEETDPTLSVFCKLSEPIDYSKIPSAITVGENTWKLVIRPPPEEEEIERKLKMVLQKEGLSEDDVKHAYGGESEQDESEPEEDSQPNQLRSFSGEDPCPPGEEPYDSWIKHATEIVKQWKMNDMEKQKKLMESLKGRAFDLIRILKLQTPDATVLECLQKLDKQYGSTETPQQAYVQFLTTFQREGEKPSEFVLRVDKLLQNLVVKGAVRPNEVDAVRLAQVSSGLLDNEDLQVQIIKLEKEKRRIKCEELMAIVKLYENRLDCGDRSLEHRRTLSKAPQVLPMETRMEPPHSHLGTKDETSNMPVEKRNAGQFPFCQKKNKGLWGQRSSRPEARTWPVEQRQRGPGIFCCNCGLDGHTNIGCTQKANIELVKQKLMSTRLPSAHKDDGSGDRSDPRSQRS, from the coding sequence atggatgagaaaactttAGAACAGTGGTGCACAGCTCTGCACCTGGATTTACACAGAGGATTACTCGTTAAAGGAGTGCCTCATGACCTAAcagataaagatattgaaaaaGTCTTACATAATGCCATAAGTATCTTGGGAAAATGTCAAGTACTGACCAAACGATATGAAGAGACAGACCCCACCTTGTCTGTTTTCTGTAAATTGTCTGAACCCATAGACTATTCTAAAATCCCCAGTGCAATTACAGTAGGAGAGAATACCTGGAAACTGGTCATTAGACCACCTCctgaggaagaagagatagaaagaaagctCAAGATGGTCCTGCAAAAGGAAGGACTGTCTGAAGATGATGTGAAACATGCGTATGGAGGGGAGAGTGAGCAAGATGAGTCAGAGCCGGAGGAAGACTCTCAGCCTAACCAATTAAGAAGCTTCTCCGGGGAAGATCCATGTCCTCCTGGAGAGGAACCCTATGATTCTTGGATAAAACATGCCACTGAGATAGTAAAGCAATGGAAAATGAATGacatggaaaaacagaaaaaactaaTGGAAAGTCTCAAGGGACGAGCCTTTGATCTTATACGTATTTTGAAATTACAAACCCCGGATGCTACTGTGTTAGAATGTCTGCAAAAGCTAGATAAACAATATGGTAGTACAGAAACACCGCAGCAAGCTTATGTCCAATTTCTTACCACCTTTCAACGTGAGGGAGAGAAACCCTCTGAATTTGTCCTGCGGGTGGACAAACTGCTGCAGAATTTAGTTGTCAAGGGTGCAGTGAGGCCCAACGAAGTGGATGCTGTTAGACTGGCCCAAGTAAGTTCTGGGCTGTTGGATAATGAAGACTTACAAGTACAAATAATtaaactggaaaaagagaaacGGAGGATTAAATGTGAAGAGTTAATGGCTATAGTGAAGTTGTATGAGAACAGACTCGACTGTGGAGACAGAAGTCTGGAACACAGGAGAACGCTTTCCAAAGCACCTCAGGTATTGCCTATGGAAACAAGAATGGAACCACCGCATAGTCACCTAGGCACCAAGGATGAAACTTCTAACATGCCTGTTGAAAAACGGAATGCTGGTCAGTTCCCTTtctgccagaaaaaaaacaaaggattGTGGGGGCAGAGGTCAAGCAGGCCTGAAGCTAGAACATGGCCAGTAGAGCAAAGACAGAGGGGTCCGGGGATATTCTGCTGTAACTGTGGCCTAGATGGACATACAAATATAGGATGCACCCAAAAAGCAAATATAGAATTGGTTAAACAGAAGCTGATGTCCACCAGACTGCCTTCAGCACATAAAGATGATGGATCTGGAGACAGAAGTGACCCTAGATCCCAAAGATCTTAA